The following coding sequences lie in one Trichoderma breve strain T069 chromosome 1, whole genome shotgun sequence genomic window:
- a CDS encoding short chain dehydrogenase domain-containing protein — translation MSQSTVLITGASRGIGASLAAKYLLRPNTTVIATVRQVTPQHEERLYSLPCGQGSKVIILPFDMNIASSITEGVALLKAEYGITCLDLVIANAGICDTFGPVAKISEEEMLKHFEVNTVGLLQLFKATIPLLDVSEKPKLVYISTNVASISQLNTWSATTEYGISKMAGNFLMKMISIEHSNVIALSISPGFVQTDMGNRGAKGQGLEKAPVTVEDSTAGVIKLIDAASKETTGRFLDLDGGEIPW, via the exons ATGTCTCAATCTACCGTTCTTATCACTGGTGCTAGCAGAG GTATCGGGGCATCTCTGGCAGCCAAATATCTCCTACGGCCTAACACCACCGTGATTGCAACGGTTCGACAGGTCACGCCTCAACATGAGGAAAGGCTTTACTCCCTACCATGCGGGCAAGGCTCGAAGGTGATTATACTTCCATTTGACATGAATATTGCCTCGAGTATTACAGAGGGAGTCGCTCTTCTCAAAGCTGAATACGGCATAACATGCTTGGATCTGGTCATTGCCAATGCGGGTATTTGCGATACCTTCGGCCCAGTGGCGAAAATCTCCGAGGAAGAGATGTTGAAGCACTTTGAGGTCAACACCGTAGGCCTACTTCAGCTGTTCAAGGCCACCATCCCACTCTTGGATGTCTCAGAGAAACCCAAGCTGGTATACATATCTACAAACGTGGCTAGTATCAGTCAGCTCAACACATGGTCCGCCACGACGGAATATGGAATATCCAAGATGGCCGGCAACtttttgatgaagatgattaGCATTGAGCACAGCAATGTGATTGCTCTTTCCATCAGTCCTGG GTTTGTTCAGACGGATATGGGTAATCGTGGGGCCAAGGGTCAAGGGCTCGAAAAGGCGCCTGTGACGGTAGAAGACTCTACGGCCGGCGTTATCAAACTGATTGATGCGGCGTCCAAGGAGACCACCGGCCGATTTTTGGACTTGGACGGTGGGGAGATTCCTTGGTAA
- a CDS encoding acetyltransferase (GNAT) domain-containing protein: MPLRLVPSKPEEVPLMVETYFEAFSQDPIHQRFAPRGTQSARDFWTTSLSAEIRDKNNHFLSVWDDSCTPETFVGFAKWIVPGASPEALPPADQWPSEGDQQFSVFFFGRLGEMHHEAMGKRPHWYLELVAVKPQYQGKGAASLMLKYGVNKADEDKVECFLDASPAGQPIYERYGFRVVQRDTFLDGTYVQCAMVRDARV, encoded by the coding sequence ATGCCACTGAGACTCGTGCCCAGTAAACCTGAAGAAGTCCCGCTCATGGTGGAGACGTACTTTGAGGCTTTCTCACAAGACCCGATCCATCAGCGCTTTGCCCCAAGAGGAACGCAATCAGCACGCGACTTCTGGACAACGTCGCTGTCAGCGGAGATCCGCGACAAGAACAACCATTTTCTCTCTGTGTGGGACGACTCTTGCACGCCTGAAACGTTTGTCGGCTTCGCGAAATGGATCGTCCCGGGAGCTTCGCCAGAGGCTCTCCCGCCGGCTGACCAATGGCCTAGCGAAGGCGATCAGCAGTtttccgtctttttctttggcagGCTTGGCGAGATGCATCATGAAGCCATGGGCAAGAGACCGCACTGGTATCTGGAATTAGTGGCGGTTAAGCCGCAGTATCAGGGCAAAGGAGCGGCGAGCTTGATGCTCAAGTATGGCGTGAACAAGGCTGACGAGGACAAGGTGGAGTGTTTTCTCGATGCTTCTCCGGCGGGACAGCCTATTTACGAGAGGTATGGGTTCAGAGTTGTGCAGAGGGATACGTTTTTGGACGGGACGTATGTTCAGTGTGCGATGGTTAGGGATGCGCGCGTCTAA